A region of the Montipora foliosa isolate CH-2021 chromosome 8, ASM3666993v2, whole genome shotgun sequence genome:
TAGAATAAAACATCGAAGTTTCTGTGGGATAGAAGAGTTTGAAATCTATCAGGAGCCCGTGATTAGGAGTGTTTAACGTCATTTCATTCTTGTGGAACAACATTTTTAAAGACCGAGTGACAAGCCAGgctaaaagggaaaacagttcacttccgTCTGGCGTCCTcagctcaaaaacgtcgcgtgctgaAACTTCCTACTTTTAGATTGGTTTCCCCGCGAAACCAGAActagacctttccagctaatcgcaagtcttgcatgagaaattaataACCATTGGATTGAGAATGGCCACTCGGGCAAGCcgaatcttatttaagaactcgtctaaaaatagcttcatctgtgaaaatgccgttaagAGCTTCTGCGCAGAGCTAGAAAATAAAACATTGACTATTGTATGATTTGAATAGTTTCTCTGGCACAGAGGATTCTAATACTTATGTTATATGTGCTTGTTTGTGATAATTTTCCACAGAGTTTATTTACGAAAACATCTGGACTTCTGTCAGAGGCGAGAAAACGATGGAAGTTGTTCTTCGACCATCTGCCTTTCCACATTGCATCTTGGGTGTGGACGGGGGAAACTTGATAATAAAGGTAAGGATGGAGGGGGTAAGAAAAGGAGATGGAGTGGGGTGGGGGTTTTGCTCGTCAAATATTTGATATTCGTTTTCTAAAAGAGACAATTTGAAGTGCGACTCGAGCTTTTTGACTCCCCAAAAAAGTAAGTTACATTGTTTTTCGTTCAGAATAAGATCTTACCTCCACTTTAAGTGATCATTCTTGCAGACCTGATTATTCTTAGGTTTTAATTATTGACACAATTAATTTATGCATATGCCtatgtaacagaaacgaaaACATTGAGCTCTgatttgaggttttatcaaggacgtcagcacttgaaaataaattttcactttttcccctaaattaagtgccgttccgacgagtgtcatttttgaggaactaccacaccgtagtcataaaaaaaaggttgaaatagtcacgtagcgattaaaataacacgattttatattttgagatgacgttctcgttgccgtcgccgttgtggttgcttaagcttcctattaTTACATCTCGTTCACGTTGTGGgcgagtaaaaatagagaacgaaagGCTCCAGTTGTAGTCAAATCACGTCGTTGTTTCGCAGAGTACAGCAAATGACGGGATTCGAGTAACGGGATTCGAGTACCGCAAATAACGGGATTctaacccatgacctctgtgatgccgtTGAAATGCTCCAACCAACAACAGAGGTAttaagccactcagttgggagtaGGACGATTTATTGGGCCCATGTTTTCCCTTGAAGGGACtccatgaaagaaatgtatagaCTTGAAGTGCGGGCTTTTAAACAATTTTCAGGGGTCtatgagagacaattgcttaattactgaaattgtccagataagtgcgtgCGAGGACCACTTCTccctttgaaataattttttctgCCTTTCAATTTCCTAGAATGCTACAGATGTCAACATACTAAATGATGACGCATTCAAATTCGTGAAGAAAAGTGTCAGACTTCAGTACATCCAGGACAGCAGTGTTGTGACAAAGGACTACGACATCTTTATAACTCGCTCCAGACCTCGCTCTGTAATCAAGAGCAACAAATCCGGGATAATATTCTTGGACAAAGCTAAGAACTGGAAGGATTGCTCGGCATGGTTCATAGTACAAAATTTATCAAACTCATAAACTAATTGCTTTGCAACAagcgaaaggacaactgaaaaaaacaGAGTCCTCGGAAGTCCATATCCTGCCCGAGGCTTTGATTTTTGAGTTGTCCTCTCACCTGTTGCCTAGCAACTAGTTTATCTTCCTTCCCACAGGCGCACTTCTGACGTCATTGTTCACATTGTGTTTCATTACCACATTGTGTTTCATTACCAAAGCCATCGTGTTATTTAAAAATTGACTACAAAAGGTAAAATGACATGTTCAACTTAGATAAATCtcgaattttaagccttttgatCTTTGATAATGAGCCAGTTATTAGCACTCAAAATgttaaattcttgggtggcaaatgCTCTAATGActcatacattctttgtaacatttcgaattttcaaaacatcattgcTCAGATTATCAGATTATCAGAGATaactcattatgcaatgcactttcaataatCAGTACCTTATTGTCGGCATACCAATTAGAAAACGCCAGCCTTGTGCTAACTAGGCAGAAAATGCAATCTTTCGTATTTGATTATATCAACGACTGCTTGCGTTACACTTCATTCGACAATAGTCCATTTCGGGAAGCAATTAACTGGTActctttttaagctttttaagGAATAGTTTTCTGAAATCTAGTTATTAGCCAGTTATTGAGTCACCTTAATAACTGAtgcaaccaacctctagagacacagataacaacgatgtaatgtacaattgctggtggacgaacaaaatgAGCTAATGAGAGGTTTtgtgttttcgtccaccaacatggcggcgatgacgaaACGTGAAAACGACCTAAAGGTGGCATTCATAGTAATTGCAAGACGCAGGGCAGCACATCGTGTATCTCACACATCTCATGCATTTGGTGCACGTTTTACGAAAGGTCCGAAATTGCTTCTGTCTGAAAAGGCACTTGCAAGATTCTGGAAATCTGCTGGTATAAcaggttttcaaattaaagaaaaaaggacacgAAATTGTGTTACCAATGTGGTTCTTAGAACTTCTCTCGGTCGAAGAGGGGACGTCCCGTCCCGTTTTGTCTCTTCGGCAGCGGAAAGTCCTGGAAGCAAGTATGTGACACGGCAACCTGGTGCACGTGACTGGGCTCTCACTTAATCCttgcctttaaatgaaagtgaggctaaagttgaccttgttatatcatatatcatatcatatatctttatttaccctcggattttttttagagtagcttggtgtagctaatatctccgagcatttaccctcccaaccatgatacatcacagaagacagaccacaacaccgggaactacatgccctactctttacgacaagtgtgcgggttcttttacgtcccacaggattatgaacattgaagggttgtgagacgggacctccggcttatcgtccttatccgagaagactagagagtctaaccatttgcagatgtaattacaaaggcagcactttctcctcagttatttaaagaccctgagtgttggtccggccggagttgaactcacgacctcccgcgtagcagcccgtgctcaaccaactgagccaccggtgcgcggacCGACAGACCTCCCTGTATGCTTTTCTTATATCAATGATTTTGTTCTCTTGCTAAGTAGTTGGAATTTAcacaagaaaagcagtgaggtctctatcaaaacaaggtcaactctagcctcacttccattcataggccaggtaactaagcacatagctgtaaaatggtctattgaattTAAAACAAGACAAAGTCCAACGTTAGTGGCAGGAACTCATGAGTAGgagcgagcaactcccatatattcctgtcacggcgttgtcacagaccgatttatttttagattgaattttccGCGAATGAGgctcccgcaggagcccgatgaccaatcataGCAAACttacttgacgtcatagcgtcaccgaaccggaagtgcctttgttgttttgtggctaagccttgcatacggcgagagctactgaaatttaaactgaccaatcagaattcagcgagcgggaaaaactgtgctatccttgtgctatttgacgtcacgccaattgtttacattcggattggttagatcggtggacattcgctcagccttctcttgagactctcttgaccgtcgcttctttgaacatgacgcattgttctggcaatcaatttgccaatccactttatccagtttatgaattggtctagcatgtgattaaaaaccaggatcgcctttgaactttattctgtggaggaagaagacgttgctgagtgaacatttttacgacgaaatcccttggtttgttcagcactttgatgtccgataactgagccgctctaatA
Encoded here:
- the LOC138013035 gene encoding uncharacterized protein, which gives rise to MVTAFVILISLFFKFSLCGESTHGKFLVSVEACMREGRVKRLLTFGEPDNGQTARISFTGKRDEPGTKFIYENIWTSVRGEKTMEVVLRPSAFPHCILGVDGGNLIIKNATDVNILNDDAFKFVKKSVRLQYIQDSSVVTKDYDIFITRSRPRSVIKSNKSGIIFLDKAKNWKDCSAWFIVQNLSNS